In Humulus lupulus chromosome 6, drHumLupu1.1, whole genome shotgun sequence, a single genomic region encodes these proteins:
- the LOC133783394 gene encoding receptor-like protein 43, translating to MMMGSLILRFSFTGFLFLTLLCFSFSQPVCHDDERSSLLQFKESFIINMSASYFSSLSYSKVAFWTNKEDTRNCCMWHGVECDEITGHVIGLDLSSSYLYGSIDSTSSLFDLTHLQSLDLADNHFNYSQIPRAIKRLSMLTNLNLSYSVFSGQIPSEVSELSKLSNLDLSYNIGKVPGENVLELKKPNNLETLVSNLTSLEKLHLSGVDISSAVPKSLDNLSSLKSLLLEDCKLTGEFPINIFQLPNLQSLNVMFNKDLTVRFPVVLDQKSSLKSLLLRGTGFSGDLPSSIEKLASLTELDGASCNFSGVIPASIGNIPQFTNGNQLRIIDFGYNLFEGKLSKSLTNCKMLGYLNVERNKLNDVFPYWLGSLRELRILILQANEFHGVIREPKTNHRQFAKLRIIDISFNSFNGRLPIEYIRSWKAMASTSAEDFEYMMAIPFDLEGNSGGLTLRMHYFFEITIAVKGRHRHYEEIQNIIAIINLSNNKFVGEIPEAIGNLKGLYSLDLSNNHLKGGIPSSLSNLRALESLDISQNALSGKIPVELDQLSFLQYFNVSHNQLSGSIPQYHLSTFEASSYEGNVGLCGMPLQNFCGHSSPPEHSFPSSEEESSYIFQFGWKVVAIGYGCGFLIGSFVGKIVIARKPNWLVMTFGIRS from the exons ATGATGATGGGATCATTGATACTTCGCTTCAGTTTCACTGGTTTTCTCTTTCTGACCTTATTATGTTTCTCTTTCTCGCAGCCAGTTTGCCATGATGATGAAAGGTCTTCGTTGTTGCAGTTCAAGGAAAGTTTTATTATTAACATGTCtgcttcttatttttcttctctttcttaTTCGAAGGTTGCCTTCTGGACAAACAAAGAAGACACAAGAAATTGTTGCATGTGGCATGGGGTTGAGTGTGATGAGATCACAGGCCATGTCATCGGCCTTGATCTCAGCAGCAGCTACCTCTACGGCTCTATTGACTCAACTAGTAGCCTCTTCGATCTGACTCATCTTCAGAGTCTTGATCTTGCAGACAACCACTTCAACTATTCTCAAATACCCAGAGCTATCAAGCGACTTTCTATGCTCACTAATCTCAACCTATCATACTCTGTCTTCTCTGGTCAAATTCCGTCAGAAGTTTCAGAACTATCTAAATTATCCAATCTTGATTTGTCGTATAACATTGGTAAAGTTCCTGGAGAAAATGTATTGGAACTCAAAAAGCCCAACAATTTGGAGACCCTTGTTTCAAACTTGACAAGCCTTGAGAAACTTCATCTCAGTGGTGTTGACATATCATCGGCAGTGCCTAAATCATTGGACAATTTGTCTTCCTTGAAATCACTGCTCTTGGAGGATTGCAAATTGACAGGTGAATTCCCAATCAATATTTTTCAACTTCCAAATTTACAAAGTCTAAATGTGATGTTCAACAAAGATCTCACTGTAAGATTTCCTGTGGTACTTGACCAAAAGAGCTCTCTCAAGTCATTGCTATTAAGAGGCACTGGCTTCTCTGGGGATCTACCGTCATCGATTGAAAAACTTGCTTCTTTGACTGAGTTGGATGGTGCAAGTTGCAACTTTTCAGGAGTGATTCCAGCCTCCATAG GCAACATTCCCCAATTTACAAATGGAAACCAACTGAGAATTATTGATTTTGGTTATAATCTATTTGAAGGGAAATTATCAAAATCACTTACGAATTGTAAGATGCTTGGTTACCTCAACGTTGAAAGAAATAAACTCAACGATGTTTTCCCTTATTGGTTGGGGAGTCTTCGAGAGCTGAGAATTCTTATATTGCAAGCTAATGAATTCCATGGAGTTATAAGGGAGCCCAAAACAAACCATCGTCAATTTGCAAAGTTACGTATAATTGATATATCATTCAACTCCTTCAATGGAAGATTGCCAATTGAATACATACGGAGTTGGAAGGCCATGGCAAGTACAAGCGCTGAAGACTTTGAATATATGATGGCAATACCTTTTGACCTCGAAGGAAATAGTGGTGGTCTTACTCTTCGTATGCATTACTTTTTCGAAATTACAATAGCAGTCAAAGGCAGGCATAGACACTATGAGGAGATCCAAAATATTATTGCAATTATAAATCTCTCCAACAATAAATTTGTTGGAGAAATTCCTGAAGCCATTGGAAACTTGAAGGGGCTCTATTCTCTTGACCTATCCAACAACCATCTCAAAGGTGGAATTCCATCATCACTGAGTAATCTAAGAGCTCTTGAATCCTTAGACATTTCTCAGAATGCTCTTTCAGGGAAGATCCCTGTTGAGTTAGACCAACTTTCTTTCCTTCAATACTTCAATGTTTCACACAACCAACTCTCAGGATCTATACCACAATATCATCTTAGTACCTTTGAGGCCAGTTCCTACGAGGGAAATGTGGGATTATGTGGTATGCCACTACAAAACTTTTGTGGACACTCCAGTCCACCAGAACACTCATTTCCATCATCAGAAGAAGAGTCAAGCTATATTTTTCAATTTGGCTGGAAAGTTGTTGCGATAGGATATGGATGTGGATTCTTAATTGGATCGTTTGTTGGGAAAATTGTGATTGCAAGAAAACCTAATTGGTTAGTGATGACCTTTGGGATAAGGAGCTGA
- the LOC133783395 gene encoding probable carboxylesterase 120, whose translation MTDFIHQNPDGSYTRISMPSTPPSPDPTSLSAVLSKDVTLNPTRNTWVRIYLPSKAVLADNSSTTTAHNKLPLIVYYHGGGFVFTHVSTSLNHGFCDTMAAQLDAVVVSVEYRLAPESRLPAAYDDAMEALDWVKSTDESWVRQFADISNCFLMGTSAGGNIVYHVGASASAPASVEQLAPLNIRGLIFHHPFFGGVARTDSEIRGVDDLVIPRVTTDLLWELGLPIGADRDHKYSNPTADDQWSSNCARIKELGWRLLVAGGDRDPVFDRQMEFVEKLEKNGVSVISHFFPGNPHGVEITDPSTAPVLFVLLKKFINNDM comes from the coding sequence ATGACTGATTTTATTCATCAGAATCCGGACGGTAGCTATACCCGAATCTCAATGCCAAGCACCCCGCCCTCACCGGACCCAACCTCTCTCTCTGCAGTTCTATCCAAAGATGTGACGCTTAACCCGACCCGTAATACTTGGGTCCGAATATACTTGCCCTCGAAAGCAGTACTAGCAGACAACTCCTCCACCACTACAGCCCATAATAAGCTCCCTCTTATTGTCTACTACCATGGCGGTGGCTTCGTCTTCACTCACGTTTCTACATCTCTGAACCACGGTTTCTGCGACACAATGGCTGCCCAACTCGACGCTGTGGTGGTCTCCGTTGAGTACCGCTTGGCCCCGGAGAGCCGGCTCCCGGCAGCATACGACGACGCCATGGAGGCGCTGGATTGGGTTAAATCCACGGACGAAAGTTGGGTGCGCCAGTTTGCCGACATCTCCAACTGTTTTCTGATGGGCACTAGTGCTGGTGGCAACATAGTCTACCATGTCGGAGCGAGTGCGAGTGCGCCCGCATCCGTCGAACAACTTGCGCCGTTGAACATCCGAGGGCTCATATTTCATCATCCTTTCTTTGGTGGGGTGGCCAGGACTGACTCCGAAATAAGGGGTGTCGACGATCTAGTCATTCCTCGAGTCACTACGGACCTGCTGTGGGAACTTGGATTGCCAATCGGTGCTGACCGCGATCACAAGTATTCCAATCCAACCGCCGATGATCAATGGTCTAGTAACTGTGCTCGAATCAAAGAGTTGGGGTGGCGTTTGTTGGTTGCCGGGGGTGATCGTGATCCTGTGTTTGATCGCCAGATGGAGTTTGTGGAGAAGCTCGAGAAAAATGGGGTTAGTGTTATCTCTCATTTTTTCCCAGGAAATCCTCATGGGGTGGAGATTACGGATCCAAGTACAGCTCCGGTGTTGTTTGTTTTGCTTAAGAAATTCATAAATAATGACATGTGA
- the LOC133786093 gene encoding uncharacterized protein LOC133786093, which translates to MASNSGSASSPSAHIEAPVDPPPAVTHAALPNNNLILLNLRLDRTNYTYWRSLVLFAVCAYNLEGYVLGTIPTPPANLAVLDFSLCLWRIVGIDGSFNWGLSWILLKIVFANLFSTNSKASLLQIRALLQSTKKGSSSVDEYVLKMKNYADTLAATGRPISDDDLVQYILGGLGAKYEAVVVNLTSRTEPLTLSEVQYILQSQEMRIDQFASASVENIQANFVCLSHDLI; encoded by the exons ATGGCGTCCAATTCTGGAAGTGCGTCATCTCCCTCCGCTCACATCGAAGCTCCGGTTGATCCTCCTCCTGCAGTCACACATGCTGCTCTTCCTAACAACAATCTTATTCTGCTCAATCTTCGTCTTGATCGGACTAATTACACCTATTGgagatctctagttttgtttgcTGTTTGTGCCTATAATCTTGAAGGCTATGTGCTTGGAACAATTCCTACACCACCTGCTAATCTTGCAG TGTTAGATTTCAGCTTGTGtttatggaggattgttggaattgatggaagttttaatTGGGGTTTGTCTTGGATTTTGCTAAAG ATTGTTTTTGCAAATTTGTTTTCCACGAATTCCAAGGCCAGTCTTCTCCAGATCCGAGCTCTACTTCAATCCACAAAGAAAGGCTCCTCATCTGTTGATGAATACGTTCTCAAGATGAAGAACTATGCCGATACTCTTGCTGCTACAGGAAGACCTATTTCAGATGATGATCTTGTGCAATACATTCTTGGAGGATTAGGTGCTAAGTATGAAGCTGTTGTGGTTAATCTCACCTCCCGCACTGAGCCTCTTACTCTTTCAGAGGTTCAATATATTTTGCAAAGTCAAGAAATGCGCATTGATCAGTTTGCAAGTGCCTCTGttgaaaatattcaagcaaactTTGTCTGTCTGTCTCATGATCTTATTTGA